From Macrobrachium nipponense isolate FS-2020 chromosome 6, ASM1510439v2, whole genome shotgun sequence, a single genomic window includes:
- the LOC135216231 gene encoding serine/threonine-protein kinase greatwall-like yields MPGIEAFQFIKPISRGAFGKVFLGCKKDNPSQLYAIKVVKKSDIVNKNMVEQVITERDALARTKSPFCVQLYYSLQTVCNVYLENSVAQARSFIEAW; encoded by the exons atGCCAGGGATTGAAGCATTCCAGTTTATCAAGCCTATTAGTCGTGGTGCTTTTGG GAAAGTGTTTTTGGGCTGCAAGAAAGATAATCCCTCTCAGCTGTATGCCATTAAAGTGGTGAAGAAGTCAGACATAGTTAACAAGAATATGGTAGAACAAG TCATCACAGAGAGAGATGCCTTGGCCCGAACTAAAAGTCCCTTTTGCGTGCAACTCTATTATTccttgcaaactgtttgcaatgTCTATCTG gaGAATTCTGTGGCACAAGCACGGTCATTCATTGAAGCTTGGTAA